One part of the Bacteroidia bacterium genome encodes these proteins:
- a CDS encoding ATP-binding protein — MSQFDYIKDIAKYGLENDQERLMDVLNKLIEHSKKTKKVNFAVQLQSILKESLRQQQISGITKVGTKEYYNRVDEREFGDLILEKLTSDYRLNNLVCEDNIKEKLQFLIQEHQNIDLLRQHDLPISNKILLHGPSGCGKTLTSYVIAGELEKLMVVVNLGAIVSSKLGETSKNLAKIFRKSSSEECIIFLDEFDSIGKVRDYDQDHGEMKRVVNTILQLFDYLPQDSLVIAATNQKKMIDEALLRRFDLSIEFQLPNTKRIKELISLTLKDGIFKFDKSSKTVNKIIEGAQNLSYYSIQKTLVTAIKRSILSQKSISHPIISTAIWNELIQEEKRALDAE; from the coding sequence ATGAGCCAATTTGATTATATAAAAGACATTGCAAAATATGGTCTGGAAAATGATCAAGAAAGACTAATGGATGTCTTAAACAAACTTATTGAGCATTCTAAGAAAACGAAAAAGGTCAATTTCGCGGTCCAACTTCAGTCTATCCTAAAAGAATCGTTGCGTCAGCAACAAATAAGCGGAATTACCAAGGTAGGTACGAAAGAATATTATAATAGGGTTGATGAAAGAGAGTTTGGAGATCTCATTTTAGAGAAACTCACCTCAGATTATCGACTTAACAATTTAGTTTGTGAAGATAACATTAAAGAAAAGTTACAATTTCTTATCCAAGAACACCAAAACATCGACCTATTAAGACAACATGATTTACCAATTTCTAATAAAATCCTTCTTCATGGGCCATCTGGATGTGGAAAAACACTTACTTCCTATGTAATTGCAGGAGAGCTAGAAAAATTAATGGTAGTTGTAAATCTGGGAGCAATAGTCTCTTCTAAACTTGGAGAGACTAGTAAAAATCTTGCAAAGATTTTTCGAAAATCATCTTCAGAAGAATGTATAATATTTCTTGATGAGTTTGACTCTATTGGCAAAGTAAGAGATTATGACCAGGATCATGGAGAAATGAAAAGAGTTGTAAATACAATTCTTCAATTATTTGATTATTTGCCTCAAGACAGCCTTGTCATTGCAGCGACTAATCAGAAGAAAATGATAGATGAAGCTCTTTTGCGTAGATTTGACTTAAGTATTGAGTTTCAATTGCCTAATACGAAAAGGATCAAAGAATTAATTTCACTCACTCTTAAAGATGGAATTTTCAAATTTGACAAATCCTCAAAAACTGTTAATAAAATAATTGAGGGTGCTCAAAATCTATCGTATTATAGTATCCAAAAAACATTAGTGACGGCAATCAAGAGAAGTATCTTATCCCAAAAAAGTATTTCCCACCCTATTATTAGTACCGCCATTTGGAATGAATTAATTCAAGAAGAGAAAAGGGCTTTAGACGCAGAGTAA
- a CDS encoding ATP-binding protein, with product MKIRLQGKFRSLSDFETPVLPNLCIITGLNGSGKSQLLSLLNNLNDRQEKEVFYDGYNFKIEIISDSYVPGKIANFHFNGISFSHDPSFRETPEAIKHRISSNLNTIRSGSTGYKYSKIIESISKASGKPLDQLTQKDIVDYEISPKDLIGDEFFRDHIHEVFYYYCWIREENQAKSYRNEKFRTSFEIFSNEEFDKKYEAPWILINKFLEKIKSHYLVEGISVEEFYKDKNFIPKLRHKESNELIRFNSLSSGERVMMSLAVSLYNFYVSGSHTYPSILLLDEPDAMLHPSLTRDFLEVIQEEIVNKRNIKVFLTTHSPSTVALVDENFLYGMSATGKRFFKTTKDKALSLLTSGLNTLSIDYENRRQIFVESKYDQEFYELIASKIKDQLIEGISLHFIPSGIDKVPVSNEVPDGDSKRVRNVVKALSEDGGNRNIFGIIDWDGKNSPSMNVFVNGNSIRYSLENYIFDPIILSAFLLDLQILSRDQLGLSDKENYTDLKTFSDLRLKGISDFICEKIKANIKLENLIGGTSTVQYLNGSRIEVPKWYLEYPAHELENSVIDTFPKLRSEFGQKVNMPNKQKCLDSDKNQSSKKEIEAKFENRLKQLIKRKIVTKTFDNLPGFIPVEIKDLLLGIQKKS from the coding sequence ATGAAAATAAGATTACAAGGAAAATTTAGATCCCTATCTGATTTTGAAACTCCCGTGTTACCTAATCTTTGCATAATTACAGGGCTTAATGGATCTGGTAAATCACAACTATTAAGTTTACTGAATAATCTAAATGATCGACAGGAAAAGGAGGTCTTCTATGACGGTTATAACTTTAAGATTGAAATTATTTCTGACTCCTATGTTCCTGGTAAAATTGCCAATTTTCACTTCAATGGAATAAGCTTTAGTCATGATCCTTCATTTAGAGAAACCCCTGAGGCAATTAAACACAGAATTAGTTCGAATTTAAATACAATTCGATCAGGAAGCACTGGATATAAATACTCGAAAATAATTGAAAGTATTTCTAAGGCTTCTGGTAAGCCTCTAGACCAACTAACACAAAAGGATATTGTTGATTATGAAATTTCACCAAAAGACCTAATTGGAGATGAATTTTTTAGAGACCATATACACGAGGTTTTCTATTATTATTGCTGGATTAGAGAAGAAAATCAAGCAAAAAGTTACAGAAACGAAAAGTTTAGAACTTCCTTTGAGATTTTCTCAAATGAAGAATTCGATAAAAAGTACGAAGCACCTTGGATATTAATCAACAAGTTCTTGGAGAAGATCAAATCGCACTATCTGGTTGAAGGAATTTCTGTAGAAGAGTTTTATAAAGACAAAAACTTTATACCTAAACTCCGCCATAAAGAATCAAATGAGCTTATCCGATTTAACAGCCTATCATCTGGTGAAAGAGTTATGATGTCTTTGGCTGTAAGTCTATATAATTTTTATGTAAGTGGATCTCATACTTACCCTAGCATATTATTGTTAGACGAACCAGATGCGATGCTCCATCCCTCCTTAACCCGAGATTTTCTCGAAGTAATTCAGGAAGAAATTGTTAATAAGCGAAATATTAAAGTTTTCCTGACAACTCATTCCCCTTCGACAGTTGCTTTAGTAGATGAAAATTTTCTCTATGGGATGTCAGCAACTGGCAAAAGATTTTTTAAAACTACAAAAGATAAAGCATTGTCTTTATTAACCTCAGGCTTGAATACTTTAAGTATTGATTATGAAAATAGGAGACAGATTTTTGTAGAGAGCAAATATGACCAAGAGTTTTATGAGTTAATAGCTAGCAAAATAAAAGACCAACTCATTGAGGGCATTTCCCTGCATTTTATACCTTCTGGAATTGATAAGGTTCCTGTTTCAAACGAAGTGCCGGATGGCGATAGTAAACGTGTGCGTAATGTAGTAAAAGCGTTGTCTGAAGATGGCGGAAATAGAAATATTTTTGGGATAATTGATTGGGACGGTAAAAATAGCCCAAGCATGAATGTCTTTGTTAATGGAAATAGTATTAGATACAGTCTTGAAAACTATATATTTGATCCCATAATATTGTCTGCCTTTTTATTGGATCTGCAAATTCTGTCAAGAGATCAATTAGGTTTAAGCGATAAAGAGAATTATACAGATCTAAAAACCTTCTCTGATTTAAGATTGAAGGGAATTTCTGATTTTATTTGCGAAAAGATTAAAGCTAATATAAAACTTGAAAATTTAATTGGTGGCACAAGTACAGTGCAATACTTAAATGGTAGTAGGATTGAAGTGCCTAAATGGTACTTAGAATATCCTGCCCATGAATTAGAGAATTCCGTAATTGATACATTTCCAAAATTAAGGTCCGAGTTCGGCCAAAAGGTGAATATGCCTAATAAGCAGAAATGTCTTGACAGCGATAAAAACCAATCTTCAAAGAAAGAAATTGAGGCGAAATTTGAAAATAGACTTAAACAGCTAATTAAAAGGAAGATTGTCACCAAAACTTTTGACAATCTTCCTGGATTTATTCCTGTCGAAATCAAGGATCTACTCTTGGGTATTCAAAAAAAGAGCTGA
- a CDS encoding transposase: protein MKKSKFTETQRMAILAKHDAGQSVDEICRVHQISPATFYKWKKDLAIEQDEDKRRIKQLEQENARLKKMYAELKIDHEILQEGYEYAKKISARDKGKKW, encoded by the coding sequence ATGAAAAAGAGCAAATTCACAGAGACCCAACGGATGGCCATTCTGGCCAAACACGATGCTGGTCAAAGCGTGGACGAAATCTGCCGCGTCCATCAGATTAGCCCAGCTACTTTCTACAAATGGAAAAAAGACCTGGCCATAGAACAGGATGAGGACAAACGCCGGATCAAACAGCTAGAACAAGAGAATGCTAGGCTCAAGAAAATGTATGCAGAGCTGAAGATCGATCATGAGATTTTGCAAGAAGGCTACGAATACGCAAAAAAGATTTCGGCCCGGGACAAAGGGAAGAAATGGTAG
- a CDS encoding NACHT domain-containing protein, with product MSISKAFEPLWPEITGSLIDFVISKTFKAASKQIRFVKFIQKLGLPVEMNKESFDSVYIHSLLDMDIMWEEPKIMLLFADKDVRLFFERNYRLAQHEGNTQFDQEQFTNWLFIHFTTSNERFGGIPFKYHNEEALKKLIESFTIKFQEKVDNSLSPGMLKLYNELTRQNKQIADLLDQNRKNTFDYQIQEQLAYSRERFQEKYIDTDHYIPIAGHKRKYKDFEKITKQKALSKEVSENDLKPFEKKIYEPIDSFVSNWIDNSEENILVILGEYGTGKTTFSEYLTHQLAHNHLEIDRENQIFQCYKQPIPFYFTLRDFEESMDGFILKQLNNKAIKDLSLDRFKEKLNSGEFLLILDGFDEMTQEIDSSKKRTNYLKIKGLISSHSKSKIILTVRQEYFSSDKERWNTFLVEQEKDLPFLHLNSFNDKQIRQYLKSHDKNPEERWRQIQKIPGLKDLASRPVLLQIIIDHLEGAIKNKKDQESIKATDLYEEAITSELDRKDTEIPFKISQGERIEILEKLSAWMHMNDTLYFEVPLLEDELELKSYFDIKREWEYQKYLNEFLTFSFLINEGNERFRISHKSFRDYLTARKFVKEINNKELDYFSRTKLTEELNVFIRGLNPQKGKLLELIKESNKKDKYKWMGSNAANILLKMDPDILAGEDLSHAYLPNVDFIFADLRKCNLKHATITNARVNRSILDAEIEGIDIEGGEFYPLFKEPKNWDLAEKWAKAKHYTRGGYSNVIRPPIFDLTKLGELNGLKLLDLRRAAHEFTLDISPISNLQNLESLDLSFTEVLDISPLSELYNLKHLDIRFLDADKKTRKQGSGVTITLVDDVYIDLSFLSKMEQLQYLNLYNTKVKNFSTLSKLKNLRHLELEPSLDAYLYRLRDLSPLSGLIHLEYLNLNSIEVEDLSPLSELKQLKELHLVYSSVKDLSPLSNLQELETIYLGNTSDIDLTPLLKLKKLNYVDPGKDRLNYDHIQMLLEKRITVSGFLPLKKYWAK from the coding sequence ATGAGTATTTCAAAAGCTTTTGAACCGCTATGGCCAGAGATAACAGGTTCTCTGATTGATTTTGTCATATCCAAAACATTTAAAGCTGCCAGTAAGCAGATAAGGTTTGTGAAGTTTATACAAAAACTTGGTTTACCAGTTGAGATGAATAAAGAATCATTTGATTCAGTTTATATCCATAGCTTGTTAGATATGGATATCATGTGGGAAGAACCAAAGATCATGTTATTATTTGCGGATAAAGATGTCAGATTGTTTTTTGAAAGGAACTATAGGCTCGCTCAACATGAAGGAAATACTCAATTTGATCAAGAGCAGTTTACTAACTGGTTGTTTATCCATTTTACAACAAGTAATGAACGGTTTGGAGGAATACCATTTAAATATCATAATGAGGAGGCTCTAAAAAAGCTTATAGAATCTTTTACTATTAAGTTCCAAGAAAAGGTAGACAATAGCCTGAGTCCAGGTATGCTTAAATTATATAATGAACTTACGCGGCAAAATAAACAGATAGCTGATTTATTAGACCAGAATAGAAAAAATACGTTCGACTATCAAATTCAGGAACAACTCGCATATTCGCGCGAGAGATTTCAAGAGAAATACATAGATACTGATCATTATATCCCTATTGCCGGACATAAAAGGAAATATAAGGACTTTGAAAAAATAACAAAGCAAAAGGCCCTTAGCAAAGAGGTATCAGAAAACGATCTCAAACCATTTGAAAAAAAAATATATGAGCCCATTGATAGTTTTGTGTCAAATTGGATAGATAATTCTGAGGAGAATATCCTTGTAATTTTAGGAGAATATGGAACAGGTAAAACCACTTTTTCTGAATATTTGACCCATCAATTAGCTCATAATCATCTAGAGATAGATAGAGAGAACCAAATATTTCAATGTTATAAGCAGCCGATTCCATTTTATTTCACTCTGAGGGACTTTGAGGAAAGTATGGACGGATTTATACTTAAACAGCTTAACAATAAAGCTATCAAAGATCTCAGTTTGGATCGGTTTAAAGAGAAACTTAATTCTGGAGAGTTTTTGCTTATTCTAGATGGATTTGATGAAATGACCCAAGAGATTGATAGTAGTAAAAAACGTACTAATTATCTTAAAATAAAGGGATTAATTAGTAGCCATTCAAAGTCAAAAATAATTTTGACTGTAAGACAAGAATATTTTTCATCGGATAAAGAACGTTGGAACACCTTCTTAGTGGAACAAGAAAAAGATTTACCCTTTCTTCATTTGAATAGTTTTAATGATAAACAAATCAGGCAGTATTTAAAAAGTCATGATAAGAATCCAGAAGAAAGATGGAGACAAATACAAAAGATACCAGGATTAAAAGATTTGGCCTCCCGCCCTGTTTTACTACAGATTATTATTGATCATTTAGAAGGCGCCATTAAAAACAAGAAAGACCAGGAATCTATAAAGGCAACCGATTTATATGAGGAGGCAATCACTTCTGAACTTGATAGAAAAGATACGGAAATCCCGTTTAAAATTTCCCAAGGCGAACGAATAGAAATTCTTGAGAAACTTTCCGCTTGGATGCATATGAACGATACACTTTATTTTGAAGTGCCACTACTAGAAGATGAGTTAGAATTAAAATCTTATTTTGACATAAAAAGAGAGTGGGAATATCAAAAATACCTAAATGAATTTTTAACCTTTTCGTTTTTGATAAATGAAGGCAATGAGCGTTTCAGGATCTCACATAAATCTTTCAGAGATTACCTTACTGCTAGAAAATTTGTAAAGGAGATCAATAATAAAGAATTAGACTATTTTTCTAGGACTAAATTAACAGAAGAACTTAATGTTTTTATTAGAGGATTGAATCCCCAAAAAGGCAAGCTCCTCGAGCTTATAAAAGAGAGTAATAAGAAGGATAAATATAAATGGATGGGAAGCAATGCAGCAAATATCCTACTAAAGATGGATCCTGATATCCTCGCTGGAGAAGACCTATCACACGCTTATCTTCCAAATGTTGATTTTATCTTTGCGGATTTAAGAAAATGCAATCTTAAGCACGCTACCATTACTAATGCAAGAGTAAATAGGAGTATTCTTGACGCTGAGATTGAAGGGATAGATATTGAAGGTGGAGAATTTTATCCCTTATTTAAGGAGCCTAAAAATTGGGACCTAGCTGAGAAGTGGGCAAAAGCGAAACATTACACTCGAGGTGGATACAGTAATGTGATTCGGCCACCAATTTTTGATCTGACCAAATTAGGCGAACTTAATGGATTAAAACTCCTTGACCTGAGGCGAGCTGCGCACGAATTTACGCTTGATATCTCTCCTATTTCAAATCTTCAAAATTTGGAATCATTAGACCTATCTTTTACAGAAGTATTAGATATTTCCCCTTTATCAGAGTTATATAACCTTAAACATTTAGATATTCGCTTTTTAGATGCAGACAAGAAAACAAGAAAGCAGGGTTCAGGGGTCACAATAACATTAGTAGATGATGTATATATAGATCTTTCTTTCCTCTCAAAGATGGAACAATTACAATACCTTAACCTGTATAATACAAAAGTAAAAAATTTTTCAACCCTTTCTAAGCTTAAGAATTTAAGGCACTTAGAACTTGAACCAAGTTTAGATGCCTACCTCTATCGATTAAGAGATCTTTCCCCCCTTTCTGGACTTATACACCTTGAATATTTAAATCTTAATTCCATTGAGGTAGAGGATCTATCTCCTCTTTCAGAGTTGAAACAATTAAAAGAATTACATCTTGTATACTCTTCCGTAAAGGATCTCTCCCCTCTTTCAAACCTCCAAGAATTAGAGACAATTTACCTTGGAAATACATCTGACATTGACCTTACTCCTTTATTAAAACTTAAAAAACTTAACTATGTTGATCCTGGCAAGGATAGGTTGAATTATGATCATATACAGATGTTGCTTGAAAAACGTATAACTGTTTCTGGTTTCCTCCCCTTAAAGAAGTATTGGGCAAAATAA
- a CDS encoding sterol desaturase family protein, which yields MQEKEPISKLIIKDNPWWKPLYLFLEKVFLPLEWFGFYVIMRPFNWLLEQLDPLSHKLDGTQLKRVLQLVIYPLFIVITIIVGFKLVENGFTFRSFLGTIILYLILGAIFAPLERLIPFSRKWLASEDASTDVMLFFGGKFWGDYINQPLKLATIALVVQEISPEIGRDIWPSFLNPIVQVFLLLSVKDFFRYWYHRWMHENEFMWRWHAVHHSSERLYWFNGTRSHPLEWLVSSFIWALPLAFIKAPVEIVFVTGLLGRTIGRFQHTNMDLILGPLDYIFSSPKNHRYHHSRILEEGNSNYGGDVIFWDLLFGTFHLPKGEEPSDDIGLADMPNYPQSFVGLMFAPFIHGSLKREAEEIHLQKAAGPQEP from the coding sequence ATGCAAGAAAAAGAACCCATATCTAAATTGATCATAAAGGACAATCCCTGGTGGAAACCCCTCTATTTATTTCTCGAAAAAGTATTCCTGCCCCTGGAGTGGTTTGGCTTTTATGTAATCATGCGCCCCTTCAATTGGCTATTGGAACAACTGGATCCATTGAGCCATAAACTGGACGGCACCCAACTCAAAAGGGTTTTGCAGCTAGTCATTTACCCGCTCTTTATCGTCATCACAATTATCGTCGGTTTTAAGCTGGTAGAAAATGGATTTACCTTTCGGAGTTTTCTTGGGACCATCATCCTCTACCTCATTTTGGGGGCGATCTTTGCTCCCCTCGAACGCCTGATTCCTTTTAGCAGAAAGTGGCTGGCAAGTGAAGATGCATCTACGGATGTGATGTTGTTTTTTGGCGGGAAGTTTTGGGGAGATTACATCAATCAGCCCTTGAAGTTGGCTACCATAGCCCTTGTCGTTCAGGAGATTTCACCGGAAATAGGTCGGGACATCTGGCCCAGTTTTCTAAATCCTATAGTCCAGGTATTTCTATTGCTGAGTGTAAAGGATTTTTTTCGATACTGGTATCACAGATGGATGCATGAAAATGAATTTATGTGGCGCTGGCATGCCGTTCACCATTCTTCCGAACGATTGTATTGGTTCAATGGGACAAGATCGCATCCCCTCGAATGGCTGGTGTCCAGTTTTATCTGGGCCTTACCGCTCGCCTTTATTAAGGCGCCGGTTGAGATCGTTTTTGTAACCGGATTATTGGGCCGAACCATCGGACGTTTTCAACATACCAATATGGACCTCATCCTCGGGCCTTTGGATTACATTTTCTCTTCGCCCAAAAACCATCGCTACCATCACTCCCGCATACTCGAAGAAGGAAATTCAAATTATGGAGGGGATGTCATATTTTGGGATTTACTTTTTGGTACCTTTCATCTACCAAAAGGCGAAGAACCCAGCGATGATATTGGCCTGGCCGACATGCCCAATTATCCGCAGAGTTTCGTGGGATTGATGTTCGCTCCTTTTATTCATGGCAGCTTGAAACGGGAGGCAGAGGAGATACATTTACAAAAGGCAGCAGGACCACAGGAACCATAA
- a CDS encoding isocitrate/isopropylmalate family dehydrogenase, translating to MSKSYRIAVVNGDGIGEEIVPVSLEVLQDVAATYGFELSFESFPWGAGHYLKHGQFMPDDGLDTLANFDAIYFGAVGLKEVDDTLPAMLYTFKVRTHFQQYVNYRPAKLLPGIKSPLRYKGEEDIDFVVIRENNEGEFVQNGKIIDPDSPYGLATDTSVFTRRGIERIAHYAFKLAMRRRKSLTNVTKSNTLIHSLAYWDQVIEEVSQQYPEVSYQKMYVDNASANFILHPEYFDVILTTNMIGDILSDLGGAVMGSLGLGPSGNINPEKDFPSMFEPIHGSAPDIAGKGIANPIGQIWSGALMLEHLGESQAAAAIVEAISETTKAGLLTPDLGGRATTSEVAASIRQKLKQAKAIS from the coding sequence ATGTCAAAATCTTATCGTATTGCAGTAGTAAACGGGGACGGAATCGGAGAGGAGATTGTTCCGGTTAGCCTGGAGGTGCTACAGGATGTGGCGGCCACCTACGGCTTCGAATTATCATTTGAGTCCTTCCCATGGGGAGCTGGCCATTACCTCAAGCATGGCCAGTTTATGCCCGATGATGGCTTGGATACCCTGGCTAACTTTGACGCCATTTATTTTGGAGCAGTTGGATTAAAGGAAGTAGATGATACTTTGCCTGCTATGCTGTATACCTTCAAAGTAAGGACCCACTTTCAGCAATATGTAAACTATCGCCCGGCCAAATTACTGCCCGGCATCAAAAGTCCCCTGAGGTATAAAGGAGAAGAGGACATCGATTTTGTAGTGATCCGGGAAAATAATGAAGGAGAGTTTGTCCAAAATGGGAAGATTATCGATCCCGATAGCCCCTATGGACTTGCCACAGATACCAGTGTATTTACCCGTCGAGGCATAGAAAGGATTGCACATTATGCCTTTAAACTGGCGATGAGGAGAAGGAAAAGTCTTACCAATGTCACCAAGTCAAATACCCTGATACATAGCCTTGCTTATTGGGACCAGGTGATCGAAGAAGTTTCACAACAATACCCCGAAGTCAGCTACCAGAAAATGTATGTGGACAATGCCTCCGCTAACTTTATCCTGCATCCGGAATACTTTGATGTCATTCTTACAACAAATATGATTGGGGATATTCTCAGTGATCTGGGAGGAGCAGTAATGGGTAGCCTGGGCTTGGGACCCAGCGGAAATATCAATCCGGAAAAGGATTTTCCCAGCATGTTTGAACCTATTCATGGCTCTGCTCCGGACATTGCCGGTAAAGGGATTGCAAATCCCATTGGTCAAATTTGGTCAGGAGCTTTGATGTTGGAGCATTTAGGGGAAAGTCAGGCTGCGGCTGCGATTGTAGAGGCTATTTCGGAAACTACAAAAGCGGGATTACTGACACCAGATCTCGGAGGAAGAGCTACAACATCTGAAGTCGCTGCTTCCATTCGCCAGAAACTAAAACAGGCCAAAGCCATTAGCTAA
- a CDS encoding cyclase family protein, with translation MDPFQNYRIIDLTRTLASDQPGVDFEQSRTVERDGWNARTLHLYSHTGTHMDAPLHFGVNEQSIEEFPPNRLMGKTWIAKLDKVESHQLLRPSDLGGIGDKIKAGDNLILQTGWSKKEDYQVFRDELPRISKELAQWIVEKGINLLGVEPPSVADVNNLEEVTEIHHILMKGDVIIVEGLVNLDQIQSEMVYLMALPLKLENGDGSPIRALAFEALNESP, from the coding sequence ATGGATCCTTTCCAAAATTATCGGATCATAGATCTGACAAGGACCCTGGCTTCTGATCAACCAGGGGTCGACTTTGAGCAATCTCGAACCGTGGAGAGAGACGGCTGGAATGCACGAACCCTCCATTTATATTCTCATACCGGTACCCACATGGATGCCCCTCTTCATTTTGGAGTGAATGAGCAAAGCATAGAGGAATTTCCTCCCAATAGATTGATGGGGAAGACCTGGATTGCGAAGCTGGATAAAGTGGAAAGTCATCAATTGCTGCGACCTTCAGATTTGGGAGGAATAGGGGATAAAATAAAAGCGGGAGACAACCTTATCCTTCAAACGGGATGGAGCAAGAAGGAAGATTATCAGGTATTCCGAGATGAACTTCCAAGAATTAGCAAAGAACTGGCTCAGTGGATCGTCGAAAAGGGAATCAATCTGCTGGGGGTTGAACCTCCTTCTGTGGCCGATGTGAATAATCTGGAAGAGGTTACGGAAATTCATCATATCCTGATGAAAGGCGATGTGATCATTGTAGAAGGCCTGGTGAATCTGGACCAAATACAATCCGAGATGGTTTACCTCATGGCTTTGCCCTTAAAATTAGAGAATGGGGATGGCTCCCCCATACGTGCGCTTGCATTCGAAGCCCTAAACGAATCCCCATGA
- a CDS encoding four-carbon acid sugar kinase family protein, producing MNEIISVRDFEAQIPVLPEDDLREAIQERMRQRDCSVIVLDDDPTGTQTVHGISVLTEWSTKVIQKELEAKTPLFFIMTNSRSLLPQKAKELAIEIGQNIGEASRKTGRDTIIISRSDSTLRGHYPIEVEGLLQASGELDTIRFIIPVFFEGGRITFQDVHYVREKEHMIPAAQTPYAKDPVFGYSSSDLKYYVEEKTKGTLKASEVFSLSIQELRNSSEEELVGKLSALPAATTCIINAAHPYDLQRFIIALLDSKRAAICRTAASFVSAMAALPDKELLRASDWKRKESSGKLILLGSHVPKSTAQVLNLLSHDALHSFELNLEELLFSDTADEQLKKIIKEMNALLQEDASVLVYTQRKLITAASDAENLHIAERVSDLLCQIAAGLEKAPHFIVAKGGITSSDIATKSLNIKKALVMGQVFPGVPVWRAGPESKFPDMPYVVFPGNVGEEDTLSKLIFSS from the coding sequence ATGAATGAGATAATTTCTGTACGTGATTTTGAAGCGCAGATTCCTGTTTTGCCTGAAGATGATTTGCGAGAGGCAATCCAAGAGCGAATGAGACAAAGGGATTGTTCGGTCATTGTGCTGGATGATGATCCAACCGGTACCCAAACGGTACATGGGATTTCTGTGCTTACAGAATGGTCAACGAAAGTCATTCAAAAAGAACTGGAGGCAAAGACTCCTTTGTTTTTTATCATGACAAATTCGCGGAGTTTGCTTCCTCAAAAAGCGAAAGAACTTGCGATCGAAATTGGTCAAAACATCGGGGAAGCTTCCAGGAAGACCGGACGAGATACAATCATTATCAGTCGAAGCGATAGCACCCTGCGAGGACATTATCCAATTGAAGTGGAAGGTCTGCTGCAGGCATCAGGCGAATTGGATACCATTAGATTTATCATACCTGTATTTTTCGAAGGAGGCAGAATTACGTTTCAGGATGTCCATTATGTTCGGGAGAAAGAGCATATGATTCCGGCTGCCCAGACTCCTTATGCAAAGGATCCCGTTTTTGGCTATTCTTCTTCCGATCTCAAATACTACGTAGAAGAAAAAACGAAAGGAACCCTAAAGGCTTCTGAGGTATTTTCACTATCGATCCAAGAATTAAGGAATAGTTCTGAAGAAGAACTAGTGGGAAAATTGAGCGCTTTACCTGCGGCTACAACTTGCATTATTAATGCCGCTCATCCCTACGATTTGCAACGCTTTATTATCGCTCTCCTTGATTCCAAACGGGCTGCTATTTGTCGAACTGCAGCTTCTTTTGTTAGTGCCATGGCAGCTCTGCCCGATAAGGAATTGCTCAGGGCTTCAGATTGGAAAAGAAAGGAATCTTCGGGTAAACTGATTCTTTTGGGTTCCCATGTTCCTAAATCGACCGCACAGGTACTCAATCTGCTTTCTCATGATGCCTTACACAGCTTTGAGTTGAATCTGGAAGAACTCTTATTTTCGGATACGGCAGATGAGCAGTTGAAAAAGATTATCAAAGAAATGAATGCCTTACTTCAGGAGGATGCGTCGGTTTTGGTGTATACCCAACGGAAATTGATCACTGCGGCTAGTGATGCGGAGAACCTGCATATAGCTGAAAGAGTTTCGGATTTGCTCTGCCAAATTGCTGCTGGTCTGGAAAAAGCCCCTCATTTCATTGTGGCCAAAGGAGGCATCACTTCCAGCGATATCGCAACCAAAAGTCTCAATATAAAAAAGGCCCTGGTTATGGGGCAGGTTTTTCCCGGAGTTCCTGTATGGCGAGCGGGACCGGAAAGTAAATTTCCCGATATGCCCTATGTAGTTTTTCCGGGCAATGTCGGAGAAGAGGATACCCTCAGTAAATTGATTTTTTCAAGCTAA